The DNA region AATAATTAATTCAAAGAAATTTACCTAAACATGTCAAGGACAAAGTTAATAGCAACAATAGGCCCTGCAAGTGAATCAATGGAAATTATAAAAAAAATGGCAAATCTTGGGCTTTCATGCATAAGGATAAATACAGCACATATTGAAAATGGATACATAACAAAAGTAGCAAAAATGGTTGATGATGTTAATAAATCAGAGGGCACATACATAGGATTAATGGTGGATTTAAAGGGGCCAGAGTTAAGAACTGGAAAATTTAAGGACGGCTCATTTAAAATAGATTATAATAAAAAGTATAAAATATCATACAATAAAAATGACAACCCTGACATATTAATAAATTATAATATATCGGATTTCATAGACGATAAAACATTAATAGCAATGAGCGATGGAAAGTTAAGATTTTCCGTTGATTCTGTAAACGGTGATATAATAAACGTTACATCCCTTGATTCAGGCTCTTTAAGGGACAACTCAAGGGTCAATGTTCCAGGGAAGTTGTTAAGGCTCGGAAGCCTGACGGACCGCGACAGGATGTTCATAGAGGAGGGCATAAAAAACAATGTAAACTTCTATGCATTATCATTTGTTCAATCAAGGGAGAATATAAACGAGCTCCAGGATTATCTCTTTGAAAGGAACTGCGATGCACAGTTAATATCAAAGATAGAGACAAAGAGTGGCTATGATAACATCGATGAGATAGCAAGGGCCTCTGATTTTATAATGGTTGCCCGGGGCGATCTTGGCGTTGAGATGCCGTTGAAGGAGGTTACAATAGCACAGAAGAAAATTATAGATGAATCAAGAAAGTATGCAACACCGACAATAGTTGCAACGCAGATGCTTGAATCCATGGTTAACAACGATTCACCAACAAGGGCCGAGGTCTCTGATATAACAAATGCAATAATTGACGGAACGGACGCATTGATGCTATCCGAGGAAACCGCCATAGGAAGGTATCCTGTCGAGGCCATAGGCTATTTAAGCAGCATATCAGACTATGTCGATTCCATGGAGATAAAATACAAGGAACCTGAAAGCTTTGCCTTTGACAAGGTGGCATTTGCCATATCCAAGGGATTAAAGATGATATCTGACTACACAAACGTTGATTCTATTGTTGCATTCACAAGGTCTGGATTCACAGCAAGGCTGGTATCATCAATGAGGCCAGGGAAGATGATATACTCCGTTGTTTCAAGCGATTTCCTTGCAAGGTCATTAAACCTTTTAAAAAGCGTTGTTCCTGTAAAAATCGATGAATCAATGAAGTCAAAGGAAATATACGATATACTCGTTGATATAAACAGGAGCAATAAGATAAGACCGGGCAAAAAGGTGCTTGTTGTTTCAGGCTCTCCATACTTTGTCTTCGGCGGCACAAACGAGATAAGGCTTGTAACCATGGGAAAATTCATAGGCCGTGGATATCCTGTTGGTAACAGCTTCTCAGGTTACTATGAGCCCGATGGCTCTGGGGATATAATAATACTTGATAAATATATAAAAAACTTTGATTACAAAAAATACAAATGCGTTATAATAAAAGGCAATGTAAGCGATACAATAAAAAACCTCTTCTATGAAAATAAGATACTTTTATTGTACAACACTGAATTCGACGTTGAATTAAATGAGAAAACATTTCTAAACATAGATGGTGATACAGGAATAATAACAGCATAAATCATTTTTTCTTTATAAAAATATCCCTGCCTATGAACATGAACGGAACCAGATGTTTATCTATGTTCTCTCTAACCCATGGGTCGTCCCTGTAATCATTGAACCTGTCGTTTGTTATTATCATTGCATCGTTCTTTTTTGCATACTCTATGATGAATTCGTCTGCGCTTGTATCAGCAGGCGCAATTTTTATTATATTTAAATTCACAAGGTTTTCAAAGTGGTCCTTATCAATTATCTTGTATCTAAGGCTTGCGTCGCATATGACTATTATATTTTCTATACCATGTTTTTTAAATATCTTATCATGTTGGATATATTTTCTGCGAGCGGTCTTCCGGAGCCAAAGGCAACGTTGCTTCCATCTATTATATAATCCATTGATGCTGATTAATTTTAAAGATATTTAACCTTCGAACAAAATGAATCTTGAATCTATTTTAATATTATTATGAATGTTATCATCCATGGCAGTGTAACCGCCATCGATAAAATCAATATCATCATTTAATTCGAGGATCTGGTATGCGTTCTCATGCTTAAATATCCTTGAATCTCCATATTTTATGTATTTCTCCCTGTATTTTAAATCCCCGGAGAAAACAAACTTCCAGTTGTAATTTAAAAATGTATCATCATCAATAAAATATTCATCTCCTGATACATCTAGAATTCCATTTACAAAGAGAAAACGTTTAACCTCTTTAAATTTGTTCTTTTTAACCATGTTAAGTGATTTATAATTATCGTCCTTGACTATTAACCTCATCTTTTTATTGTATTTCCTTGCGTAATCTATAAGCAATGATGCTATTCCAAGGTTTCTGTGGTCGGGATCAACGCGTATGCCGCTGAGCCATATTGTATTATCCGGCATCTCCTCGATTTTCATGAAGCCCTTTATCTTATCGTCATAATAAACAAGAACCGTTCCAGTATTTAAATAATCAATGCCAGCCTTATTTATGTAATCATCGTACCCCGCAACCGATGATATATAACTTATGTATGGCCAGTCCTCAATCCCCGCGGTTCTTATCATAAAGGGCTATAAACAATTTTTATTTTTAAACTTTTTATTATCCATGAAATACATAAAATTTTTAATTTTATTAAATAAATATTTCTAAATCAATTTTATTTATATATTTAATAATATTATTCATACATAATACGTCATTAAATTTAATAATAGTTACATTACAATAAAAATATTTGCATTAAATAAAAATATTTTTTAGTTTTTTCCTAATAAAAATATAATTTTATTAATAAAAACTATAAATAAAAAATTTTATTTTATTATTTTTTTATATTACCAAAATATTATATATTATGTCACAATCCAAATTAAATGCTATTAAAAACATTTTATAAGATAGTGATTATACTTATAGGTGGACTTTTTCTGTTCTCCGGTTTCAGCCTAAGCTCTCCCGGGGCAGTGCCTGTAAGCATTAATCATATTAATCAATATGCAACAAACAGCAATTATGGTAACATTGCCTCAACAACCGATCTTTTAAATAATAGCGTTCTTCCAGGAAATTATAATGTTATGGCACCGGTGCGGGAGCCATACATAACAATGTATAATCCTGTAAATCATGATACCTATGTATCATCATATCCATACGAGGATATATATTATAATTACGGTCATTACATTTACTGCTATAATATAACAGTTCTAAATGCCACAGGGCATATTTTGACAACAATAAATACGGGCAGCAATGATACCTCTGCAATAACCTATA from Picrophilus oshimae DSM 9789 includes:
- a CDS encoding NYN domain-containing protein, with the translated sequence MQHDKIFKKHGIENIIVICDASLRYKIIDKDHFENLVNLNIIKIAPADTSADEFIIEYAKKNDAMIITNDRFNDYRDDPWVRENIDKHLVPFMFIGRDIFIKKK
- the pyk gene encoding pyruvate kinase codes for the protein MSRTKLIATIGPASESMEIIKKMANLGLSCIRINTAHIENGYITKVAKMVDDVNKSEGTYIGLMVDLKGPELRTGKFKDGSFKIDYNKKYKISYNKNDNPDILINYNISDFIDDKTLIAMSDGKLRFSVDSVNGDIINVTSLDSGSLRDNSRVNVPGKLLRLGSLTDRDRMFIEEGIKNNVNFYALSFVQSRENINELQDYLFERNCDAQLISKIETKSGYDNIDEIARASDFIMVARGDLGVEMPLKEVTIAQKKIIDESRKYATPTIVATQMLESMVNNDSPTRAEVSDITNAIIDGTDALMLSEETAIGRYPVEAIGYLSSISDYVDSMEIKYKEPESFAFDKVAFAISKGLKMISDYTNVDSIVAFTRSGFTARLVSSMRPGKMIYSVVSSDFLARSLNLLKSVVPVKIDESMKSKEIYDILVDINRSNKIRPGKKVLVVSGSPYFVFGGTNEIRLVTMGKFIGRGYPVGNSFSGYYEPDGSGDIIILDKYIKNFDYKKYKCVIIKGNVSDTIKNLFYENKILLLYNTEFDVELNEKTFLNIDGDTGIITA
- a CDS encoding GNAT family N-acetyltransferase — its product is MIRTAGIEDWPYISYISSVAGYDDYINKAGIDYLNTGTVLVYYDDKIKGFMKIEEMPDNTIWLSGIRVDPDHRNLGIASLLIDYARKYNKKMRLIVKDDNYKSLNMVKKNKFKEVKRFLFVNGILDVSGDEYFIDDDTFLNYNWKFVFSGDLKYREKYIKYGDSRIFKHENAYQILELNDDIDFIDGGYTAMDDNIHNNIKIDSRFILFEG